The proteins below come from a single Parageobacillus thermoglucosidasius genomic window:
- a CDS encoding polyprenyl synthetase family protein: MNIIGRNEIKTFLQNHLSTNCMLEQEIIQYIFHMLHRKGKIFNHDETYFSWGEFYTYVSSFRFDEDTCTQSVIAHAAAIELLILATDIFDEISDHDQSDEIISQLSIGETVTIANAIMMEAFRLILHNSKTDVYEKFAIIIHELQNACNGQWRDLHFVISEHVPTEEEYFHLIQQKSSSLVKLVCELSDIYNQNIWGPIATDIGIAGQLKNDAKDILSDDKSDLINQKATLPFIKAVEYSFEKDNGWLLKKLHQLKANDHNSLLKQEIKNYIRKTGAIDYCFILSKVYMNKAVDQLAAHFPEKQVQVNLLKSYLES; encoded by the coding sequence ATGAATATTATCGGAAGAAACGAAATAAAGACTTTTTTGCAAAATCACTTGTCCACTAATTGCATGTTAGAACAAGAGATCATTCAATATATTTTCCATATGCTGCACCGCAAAGGAAAAATATTTAATCATGATGAAACCTATTTTTCATGGGGAGAATTTTATACGTACGTATCCTCATTCCGTTTTGATGAGGATACGTGCACACAATCTGTTATCGCTCACGCTGCGGCCATTGAGCTTCTTATTTTAGCGACAGACATTTTTGATGAGATTTCCGATCATGATCAAAGTGATGAGATAATCAGCCAGTTATCTATAGGCGAAACGGTCACCATTGCCAATGCGATTATGATGGAAGCGTTTCGACTCATTCTTCACAACTCTAAGACAGATGTGTATGAAAAGTTTGCTATTATCATCCATGAGTTACAAAACGCTTGTAATGGACAATGGAGAGACTTGCATTTTGTCATTTCTGAACATGTTCCGACAGAAGAAGAGTATTTTCATCTCATCCAACAAAAGTCTTCGTCCTTAGTAAAACTAGTTTGTGAACTCAGCGATATCTATAACCAAAACATATGGGGACCCATTGCAACTGACATCGGCATCGCTGGCCAACTGAAAAATGACGCAAAAGATATTCTTTCTGATGATAAGAGTGATTTAATAAACCAAAAGGCCACTCTTCCTTTCATTAAAGCTGTTGAATATAGCTTCGAAAAAGATAATGGATGGCTGCTAAAGAAACTTCATCAACTAAAAGCAAATGATCACAACTCCCTATTAAAGCAGGAGATTAAGAACTATATACGTAAAACCGGGGCAATCGATTACTGCTTCATTCTTTCCAAAGTCTATATGAATAAAGCAGTGGACCAGCTTGCTGCCCATTTTCCGGAAAAACAAGTTCAAGTGAATCTGTTAAAAAGTTATCTTGAAAGCTAG
- a CDS encoding sensor histidine kinase, which yields MAFLFIGIYSYLQKPNSIVVQHFLVLMFISGLAIALSTPSSWDIKPAKELEVIAVSFAPYILMKFFEHFPSSTKPTFFHQVRMITLLIAIFATLIYFFIGIHRHAIVSKIVRPCIVVNMVLSLLSCIVIFYLHLQSNSDKIKNQMYLLIAGLILSFAPVVIFSLIPDVFFSFSGVPFHYSLSSIIVFPMTLSYLLTKQEIVDFREIFRKISFQLSVIILSLVVFNLLLSMFYNIHLKSAILINTLLVCTFVVYDLIHKGLEPLKMKKWDLKNQEIQKEKLLILQQLLNGKHLEYCAKLIADLIHKTIDVSGVCMIWNNDNIPMILHKTGVFLHFDNTELLTYVDESYDSMKFNINGRNVFAYPMNVGTTNMGWIIVGEKNNATIMEKEEEQLIEKIQINATELFTSAKTLQQIEKQLKETMEETKTYEQFHLLLLNEQEEEKKKLSVFLHDEVLQNLILLFNKLELLSKNKKMDNGVFEDIKESLRNSIFEIREMCHELYPVIVEDLGLEKSLYLLKRKCQTNHNVTIEIDYNTNLRVIPASLSIQVFRMIKELVYNAIKHSSSKEVFVSVIEMNHFLNIKVKDHGIGFKVPNRLSELSQHNHLGLITIQKRVHQLKGTLDIQSEPGNGTCISITLPIDGDGTNENQSITSRRSFISDARDSTIVRKRS from the coding sequence ATGGCGTTTTTGTTTATTGGCATCTATAGCTATCTGCAAAAACCGAACTCGATCGTTGTTCAACATTTTTTAGTGTTAATGTTTATAAGCGGACTGGCTATTGCTTTGTCAACGCCTTCTAGCTGGGATATAAAACCGGCAAAAGAATTGGAAGTAATTGCTGTCTCTTTTGCTCCCTATATTCTTATGAAATTTTTTGAGCATTTCCCTTCATCAACAAAACCGACATTTTTTCATCAAGTACGGATGATCACATTATTGATTGCCATTTTCGCAACGCTCATTTATTTCTTCATAGGCATTCACCGCCATGCCATCGTCAGCAAGATCGTTCGACCATGCATTGTCGTGAACATGGTTCTATCGTTACTATCTTGTATTGTTATTTTTTATTTACATCTTCAATCCAATTCCGATAAAATAAAAAATCAAATGTATCTTTTAATCGCTGGTCTGATTCTATCGTTTGCTCCTGTTGTCATTTTTAGCTTAATTCCAGATGTATTTTTTTCTTTTTCGGGCGTTCCTTTTCATTATAGTCTTAGCAGCATCATCGTCTTTCCTATGACACTGTCATATCTATTAACAAAGCAAGAAATCGTTGATTTTCGAGAAATCTTTCGAAAAATTAGTTTCCAATTATCGGTTATTATTTTGAGTTTAGTTGTATTTAACCTATTATTGTCTATGTTTTACAATATCCACTTAAAGTCAGCAATTTTAATAAACACCTTACTCGTATGCACCTTCGTTGTTTACGACCTGATCCACAAAGGGTTGGAGCCTTTAAAAATGAAAAAATGGGATCTTAAGAATCAAGAAATACAAAAAGAAAAATTGCTCATCCTTCAGCAATTACTGAACGGGAAGCATTTGGAATATTGCGCAAAGCTCATTGCTGATTTAATACACAAAACGATCGATGTCAGCGGAGTATGCATGATATGGAACAACGATAACATCCCTATGATTTTGCATAAAACAGGAGTTTTTCTTCATTTTGATAATACGGAGCTACTGACTTATGTGGATGAGAGCTACGATTCTATGAAATTTAATATAAATGGGAGAAACGTTTTTGCTTATCCCATGAACGTTGGTACTACCAATATGGGATGGATCATCGTCGGAGAGAAAAATAATGCGACTATCATGGAAAAAGAAGAAGAACAATTAATCGAAAAGATTCAAATCAATGCCACAGAATTATTCACTAGCGCTAAAACATTACAGCAAATCGAAAAACAGTTAAAGGAAACAATGGAAGAAACCAAGACTTATGAACAATTTCATTTGCTGTTGCTTAATGAACAAGAAGAGGAAAAAAAGAAATTATCTGTTTTTCTCCATGATGAGGTGTTGCAAAATTTAATCCTGCTTTTTAATAAACTTGAATTGCTAAGCAAAAATAAAAAAATGGATAACGGAGTTTTCGAAGACATCAAAGAGTCGCTCCGTAACAGTATTTTTGAAATAAGGGAAATGTGCCATGAGCTATATCCGGTTATAGTAGAAGATTTGGGATTGGAAAAAAGTCTCTATTTACTAAAAAGAAAATGTCAAACGAACCATAATGTTACCATTGAGATTGATTATAATACGAATCTGAGAGTCATTCCCGCTTCCCTCTCTATTCAAGTGTTTCGAATGATCAAAGAATTGGTTTACAACGCCATCAAGCATTCTTCGTCAAAAGAGGTTTTCGTTTCTGTTATAGAAATGAATCATTTCCTAAACATAAAAGTAAAAGATCATGGTATTGGATTTAAGGTGCCGAATCGTTTATCAGAGTTATCGCAACACAATCATTTAGGATTGATTACGATTCAAAAACGAGTCCATCAGTTAAAAGGCACACTTGACATACAATCTGAACCGGGGAACGGGACTTGCATTTCGATAACTCTGCCAATAGATGGGGATGGAACAAATGAAAATCAAAGTATTACTAGTAGACGATCATTTATTAGTGATGCTCGGGATTCAACAATTGTTAGAAAAAGAAGCTGA